DNA sequence from the Gammaproteobacteria bacterium genome:
TTTTGCCAGCGCGGCAAAACTGTATGCGCTGATGTCGTGAGCTATCTGGTATCCCTCGCGGGTAATGCTGTCGGTGAAACTGCCGGCCAGCTGGTCACGCGGCGCGAACCCGACCGAGTGTACGAGTATTTCCAGCCCGTCCCAGTGACCGGTCAGCTTGTTGAAACACTCCTCGATCTGGGCATCGCTGGATACATCCAGCGGGATGCTGATATCCGAGCCGAGTTCGGCACCAAGCTTGTCGACGCGTTTTTTCAGTTTCTCAGTCTGGTAGGTAAAGGCGATCTGCGCGCCTTCGCGATGCATTGCCCGGGCGATGCCGCAGGCGATACTGCGTTCGCTGGCCAGGCCGACTATCAGGGCTCGCTTGTTTGTCAGGAAGCCCATCAGCCGCCCGACTGCCGTGTTACGTCGATATACATGACAATACGTTGTCCCGGGTAGAGATATTTCTGCTTGCTCACGGCGCTGTTCCAGCGTCGCAGCTGATTGATACTGACATTAAACCTGGATGAGATGCGTGCCAGCGAGTCGCCCCGGCGCACGGTGTAGTTAACACGCCGCTGCGTACCGGGTGGTGCGGCGACGTCAGGCCCGCTCTTTGCTGCGCCGTGAATCACCAGTCGCCGCCCGACGCGTAACGTGTCGCGTGGTGCCATCCCGTTCCAGCGCGCCAGCTCGCGCACGCCCACACCATGTGCCTGTGCGATATCCCACAACGAGTCCCCGCTGCGCACGGTGTAGCGCAGGCTGTCGCCGCGCGCCGCGGTCTTTTGTGCCAGGCGGTTGTCGGCAGTCAGGTTGTAGTCAGCGGCCGCCTGGCTGGCCGTGGGAATCATCAGGTGACGGCCGGCGCGGATACTCGAGCCACCCAGGCTGTTCGCCTCACGTAACACGCTGACGGTTGTCTTGTGTGCCTGTGCGATCTGGCTAAGCGTATCTCCCTCACGAATCCGGTAACGGGTCCAGCGCACGCGGCGCTCCGCCGGCAGCTCAGCCAGCCGCAGCCGCAGCAGTTGAGCCTTGTTGACCGGGACCAGCAGCCGGTGCGGGCCCTGCGGAGGACTGGCCCAGCGGTTCAGGCCGGGATTGAGCCGATACAGGTCGTCGGTCTCCATATCCGCCATCTGCGCGGCAAGTGCAATATCGATCTGGCTGCCGGTGCTGACAACTTCAAAGTAGGGCTGCTCGGAGACAAACGGCAGGCTGATGCCAAAGTCGTGCGGCGCCGCTACCAGCCTGCTGAGCGCCAGCAGTCGCGGTACATAGGCCTCGGTTTCACGCGGCAGGCGCAGGTCCCAGAAAGTTGCGCCAGCGCCGACGCGACGGATAGCTCGACGCACTTTGCCTTCGCCGGAGTTATAAGCCGCGATGGCGAGCAGCCAGTCACCGTCAAATATCCGGTGCAGCCGCTCCAGGTAGTCCAGCGCCGCCCGCGTGGACTCGATGACGTCACGACGGCCGTCGTACCACCAGTTTTGCTGCAGGCCGAAACGCCGACCCGTGGCGGGAATAAACTGCCACATCCCGGCCGCCTGTCCGTGCGAATACGCGAAAGGATCGAAGGCGCTTTCCACGACAGGTAACAGCGCAAGCTCGAGCGGCATTCCACGTTCGCGAATCTTTGCCACGATGTGTGGCAGGTAGGGGCGTGAGCGGGTAAAGACCCGGTCAAGATAGTCCGGGTGCCGGACGTACCAGTTAAATTCCTGCGAGACGGCGCGGGTGTCACGGTAGGGCAGGCGAAAGCCGTCGGGCAGCTGTGCGAGCAAGTCCGGTGACTGCTCGGTGACATTTATCAGCGTCGCGTTCGGATCGTAAATATCACCGCCGGTATCGCCCCGGGCAACGCCGGAAACGGCGCAGGTAATCGTGGCAATCAGCGTCACGCAGATGGGTCGAAAGACTGGCATTGCGGTATCGTACCGGAAAGCACGGCCGGGCATAAACGTGTCCGCTACAGAGCCTGTCAAGGGCGTATAAACCACCACTAATTACGGTATATTAGCCGTCCATGAGCTCCGACGTACGACCTGAGTGGCTGACCGGCCCCATGGGCCAGGCCCTGCTTGCCAGCGAAACCGCGGCGGTCGAGGAGGCGTTGAGCCAGGTTTTTGGCCTGCACCTGCTGCAGATCGGCAGCTGGGGCCAGCCCGACCAGTTCATCAGATTCGCCCGGACCCAACGCCAGGCGTTGGTCGCCACCGACGGTGTGCCTGGCCTCAGCGCCCGCAGCCGGCCTTCGCGGCTCGGTATAGCCTCGGACTCGGTCGACGCCGTGCTGCTGCCGCATACGCTCGAAACAGACTCACAACCCCACGAAGTACTGCGCGAAGTCGAGCGAGTGCTGGTCGGTGAAGGGCACCTCATCGTCATCGGCTTCAACCCGCTCAGCGCATGGGGCGCACGCCATCTGGCACTGCGTCGCCGGTTTCCCCGCGGTACCCGCCAGCTCATCCCTGAAGGACGCATGCGCGACTGGCTCTCGTTGCTGGGAATGAAAGTCGAGCCGGCAATTCGCTGCGGGCATTGCGCACCAGTCGACCAGGAGTCCGTATTGAACCGGTTGAAATGGTTTGAACGCGCCGGTGCCCGTTACTGGCCGCGGCTGTCCGGTGTCTACGTGCTGGTTGCGCGCAAGCGCGTCTATTCGGTGACTGCCATGCGGCCGCAGTGGTCGCGGCGGCCACGCGTGGCCGGCGGCCTGGTCGAGCCTACGACGCGCTCGGCGGCATGAAAGAGGTGGTGATACATACCGACGGGGCGTGTCGCGGCAACCCCGGACCGGGAGCATGGGCGGCTATACTCAGCGCGCGTGGCTCGGAAAAAGAGCTGTCCGGCGCCGAGGAGCTGACCACGAACAACCGGATGGAGATGATGGCCGCAATCCGCGCGCTCGAGGCGCTAAAGAGGCCGGCCTCCGTGACGATATATACGGACTCTGTCTATCTTTTGCGCGGCGTGACCGAGTGGATGCACGGCTGGAAGCGGCGCGGCTGGAAGACATCATCGCGCAAGCCGGTCAAGAACCGGGAGTTGTGGGAACGTCTCGACGAACTGGTCGGTGCCCATGACATCGAATGGGTGTGGGTGAAAGGCCACAGCGGCGATCCGGGCAACGAGCGGGCCGATGAGCTGGCCAATGTGGCACTGGATCGCATGTTGCAGGCAGACGGTTGAGGCGGCGATGAGACAAATCGTACTGGATACTGAAACTACCGGTCTGGAAGTCGAGGATGGCCATCGGGTCATCGAGATAGGCTGTGTTGAACTGATTGACCGGCGTCATACCGGCACCACTTATCATCAGTACATACGCCCCGACCGGAAAATCGATGCGGCAGCGCTACAGGTGCACGGTATCACTGCCGAGTTCCTCTCTTCGCAGCCGGCTTTCGATGAAATTGTTGCTGAATTTCTCGAGTTCGTCGGCGACGCCGAGCTGGTCATCCACAATGCAGAGTTTGACGTGACCTTCCTCGATTACGAACTGGCACTGATCGATCGGCCGCTGGGTGTAATCGGGGACTACTGCAAGGTTCTGGACACCCTGGCGATCGCGCGGCGGATGCACCCCGGACAGCGCAACAATCTCGATGCCCTGTGCAAGCGCCATGGCGTTCCGACCATCGGTCGCGAGCTGCATGGTGCCTTGCTGGACGCCCGGCTGTTGTCGGAAGTTTACCTGGCAATGACCGGCGGCCAGGTGATGCTGTCGCTGGCGGTTGAGGACGATGCCAGCCAGGCAGCCGCGCTGCAGCACATCGATCGCGCCGGGCTCGAACTCCCCGTCGTGCGCTGCACCGAGCTGGAAAAGGAAGCCCACGAACAGGTGTTGTCGCGAATAGAGGGCGCCTGCGACACGACCAGCGTGTGGCGACGCCTCGAGAGTTCCTGAGCGGCCCGGGCGGTGGTAGTCTCGCGGCTGCGCCCGATCCCGTAACACCCGCTGGTACAGAAGGACTGTAATGGCACAAACATTCACGCAGGCGTTTACACGGAATTTTCTCGGCCACTCGCCGGACTGGTACAAGCTCGCCATCATCGGGTTCCTCGTGATCAACCCGATCGCACTGTTTGTTGTGGGCGAATTCTGGACCGGCTGGTTGCTCGTCATCGAGTTCATTTTTACCCTGGCAATGGCACTCAAGTGCTATCCGCTCGCTCCCGGAGGACTGCTGGCGATCGAAGCGGTATTGCTCGGCATGACCTCGCCGGGGCATGTCTACGACGAGGCGCTGCATAATTTTCCGGTAATTCTGCTGCTTATTTTCATGGTGGCCGGCATCTTCTTTCTCAAGGAGCTGCTGATGTTCACCTTTACCCGGATCATCCTCGGGGTACGCTCGAAAATGCTGTTGTCGCTGCTGTTTTGCGCTGTCTCAGCAGTCCTGTCGGCGTTCCTCGACGCGCTCACGGTGACGGCCGTCATTATTACGGTCGGTGCCGGCTTCTATTCGGTCTATCACCGGGTTGCGTCCGGGCGGAAGTTCCACCACGTCGATCATGATTCGGCCGACGATGAACTGGTCGAGGAAGACCACCGCACCGACCTGTCCCGATTCCGCGCATTTTTGCGCCAGCTGATGATGCACGGTGCTGTGGGTACGGCGCTGGGCGGCGTAACGACGATTGTAGGTGAGCCGCAGAACCTGCTGATCGGCAAGGTGGCCGGCTGGGAATTCGCCGAGTTCTTTATAAAGATGGCGCCTATTTCCATCCCGGTGTTTTTTATGGGTCTGGTGACCTGTGCCACGTTGGAGAAATTCCGCATCCTCGGTTACGGGGCCACTCTGCCGCCTGCCGTGCGCGAAGTGCTGTCGGCCTATGCCGCTGAGGAAGACCGCAAACGTGGATTGCGGGAAAAAGCAATTTTGATGGCGCAAGCCCTGGTTGTAGTCGTGCTGGTGATTTCGCTGGCGCTGCACGTGGCGGAAGTGGGTGTTATCGGTCTGATGATTATTGTGCTGGCAACCTCGTTGACAGGAGTTATCGAGGAGCAGCGTATCGGTCATGCGTTTGAGGAGGCATTACCGTTTACCGCACTGCTGGTGGTGTTTTTCGCTATCGTGGCGGTTATCAACGACCAGGGTCTGTTCCAGCCGGTAATCAACTGGGTGCTCACGCTGGAAGGCAAAACCCAGCTGGCATGGTTCTTCATCGCTAACGGTGTCTTGTCCATGGTCAGCGACAACGTGTTTGTTGCTACCGTATATATTTCCTCGGTGCAGGATGCGCTGGCCGCAGGTGTTATCAATCGTGAGCAGTTCGAATTGCTGGCGATTGCGATCAATACCGGCACGAATATTCCCAGCGTCGCTACGCCAAACGGCCAGGCGGCATTCCTGTTCCTGCTGACATCGGCCCTGGCGCCACTTATTCGTCTGTCATACGGTCGCATGGTCCTGCTGGCAATGCCGTACACCGTAGTAATGTCGATCACCGGGCTATGGGCTGTAATCTACGTATTGTGACCGGTCGCGGAGCGCCTGTATGAAAGTCCTGGTCACCGGTGCGGCCGGTTTTATCGGCATGTTTGTTGCCGCACGGCTACTGGCGCGCGGCGACGAGGTGGTCGGGCTCGATAACCTCAATGACTACTACGATGTGGCGCTCAAGCAGGGCCGTCTGGAGCAGCTGCGTAAACAGCCGGCATTCAGCTTTGTTCGTGCTGATGTTGCTGATCGCAAGGCAATGAAGGAAGTATTTGCCGCACGCTTTGACACTGTCATTCATATGGCAGCACAAGCCGGCGTGCGCTATTCAATTGAGAATCCTGACGCCTATATAGACTCGAACCTGGTCGGTTTCGGCAACATCCTGGAGCAGTGCCGTCACACCGACGTGCAGCACCTGGTATACGCGTCATCCAGTTCCGTTTATGGCGCCAACAAGAGTATGCCGTTCTCGGTGCACGACAACGTCGATCACCCGTTATCGCTATACGCAGCCTCGAAAAAAGCTAACGAGCTGATGGCGCACTGCTATGCGGGTCTCTATGATCTGCCGGTCACCGGGCTGCGGTTTTTTACTGTTTATGGTCCCTGGGGCAGGCCCGATATGGCGCTGTTCAAATTCACCAGGAACATCCTGGCAGGCAAGCCTATCGATGTATTCAATTACGGCAAGCATCGTCGCGACTTCACCTATATAGATGACATAGCAGCCGGGGTCGTTGCCGTCGCCGACAAGGTGCCCGCACCCGACGGCGACTGGTCAGGTGTCAGCCCGGACCCCGGTTCCAGTTTCGCGCCATACCGCATCTACAATATCGGCAACCAGCAACCGGTCGAACTGTTGCGCTACATCGAGGTGCTTGAGCAGTGCCTGGGCTGCAAGGCCGAGATGAACCTGTTGCCTATGCAGCCCGGCGATGTGCCCGATACTTACGCCGACGTCGAGGATCTGGCGCGCGATGTCGGCTATCGCCCGGCGACCCCGATCGAGGCGGGTATTGCCCGTTTTGTCGATTGGTACCGCGACTATTACCCGCAGGGCTGACGCTGTTTTGCGCTGGCCGGACAGCCGTGTAACATGCGCAGCGCAACTCGAGTCAGCGCCTGTTACAGATAGTCATTCATATGAAATGCCCGCATTGTTTACGTTGGTTGCCAGCAGGCATAGTGGCGCTTGTCGTGGCGCCCGCTTTGGCAGCGCCCTGGATTGACCCGGGCGATATTGCCTTACGCGACGATATCCAGCTGCTCTCAGACGCCGGCTACATTACGACGCCGATCACTACCTGGCCGTTATCGTGGGGTGATATCGGGGCAAACCTGGATGACCAGGGCGGCGCGACCAGCCCCGCCGTGCTGCAGGCGCTGCAGCGGGTAAAGCAGGCGCGCAAGGCCGCGACCGGCACCGAGCAATACAACCTCAATTTCCGCTCGTCACTGGCGAGCAACCCGCGACAGCTGCGTACTTTCCAGGACACGCCACGCGAGTCGGGCGAAGTCCGTGCCAGCATGGACTGGACCGGGCTGCGGCTCAGCTACCGGCTGCAGGCAGCCGCGGTAGTCGGCGCCGACGACAACAAGGCAGTGCGCGCCGATGGTTCTTACCTGGGTTTCGTACTGGGCAACTACATCATTTCTGCCGGGCTGCTGGAGCGCTGGTGGGGGCCGGGTCGCGACAGCAGCCTGATACTGTCGACAAACGCGCGCCCGGTACCGGCGTTGTCCCTGCGCCGCAATTTCTCGGATGCACCGGACATCAGGTGGCTGCGCTGGGTGGGGCCGTGGACCGTGAGCCTGATCTGGGGTCAGCTGGAAAGCAGCCGCACGGTGCCCGATGCGCGACTGTTCGGCCTGAGGGTAAATTTTCGCCCGACCAGAAACCTGGAAATAGGGCTGTCACGCACCGCGCAATGGTGCGGGCAGGGCCGCCCCTGTGACGGCAGCACATTTGCGGACCTGCTGCTGGGGCAGGACAATCGCGGTGAAAATACGGAGCTGGAGCGGGAGCCGGGCAATCAGCTGGCCGGTGTCGACTGGCGCTGGCGCCTGCCGCTCAGACTGCCGCTGGCCTGGTACGGGCAGCTGATCGGCGAGGACGAGGCAGGCGGTCTGCCATCGCGTATGATCGGTCAGCTCGGCCTGGAGACCTGGGGCTATTCCGCGAGGTTTGGCGGATCGTGGCGCGGGCACCTCGAGTTTGCTGATACTGCCGCCGAGTTTTACAAGAATGACGTCCGTTACGACTATGCATACGAGCACTTTATATATAAGGATGGCTATCGTTATCGTGGCCGCACCATTGGACATGCTCTGGACAACGACGGGCGCATGATCACGCTGGGAGGCACTTTCGCCAGCGAATCGGGTGACCACTGGTACGGTCTGCTGCGCATCGTCGATCTCAATCGTGGCGGCAGCGAGGCCAACACCCGCGCGCCGCGCAGCCTCGACGTTGCAAACATCGAGCTGGGGTACAGCCGGTTGATGCAGGGCGGCCGGCTGGCAGTTGGTGTCGGCCTGGACCAGGCAGACGACCGGGTGACCGCACAGGACGACACCGAGGTTCGCGGCCATGTTTCCTGGCAGGGTAGTTTTTGATGATTGAGTACGCGCGAATTACCGCAGTAGTGGCGCTGCTGCTGACCGGACTGCATGCAAGTGCACAGACTCCCGACCAGCTGCAGCTGCTCAATGCACTGTCGCCCGAGCAGCGTCAGCAGGTGCTGGAACAGGTAATGGGTGAGTCAGGCAGTGGCGGGACCGAGGTGCCGGAGTTTCCGCCACTGATGATGGACGATTCGTTGTCCACCGACCTGCTGGTTGAAATGCTCACCCCGGAAGAGCCGCGGGTGGAAGGCGACAGCAAGATTGTCGTGCGCCTGGGTTTTGACGAAGAGCTAAGCCCCGAGCGGCGCGTGGAAATCGAGCGTGCGCTGCATCCGCGGGTTGCCGGGCTGCTGGGAGCGTCGTTTTTTGAACTCGACCGTCAGGGGCGGCTGATCATCGACGATTTTCACGTTGTTCCACTGGCCGGGCTGACCGCCGAAGAGGCAGCAATCCGCATCCAGGCCGAACCGGGTTTTCGCGACCTGGAAGTTGAAGTCAGCCTGCTGCCACTGGAGCCGGAAGGCGCCGACTCCCTGGTGCGATTCGGTGCCGAACTGTTCGAAGGTTCGCCGACGACATTTGCGCCGGCTACCGACATCCCGGTGCCCACTGATTACGTGGTCGGTCCGGGTGACACCGTGATCCTGCAGATGTATGGCAAGGAAAACCAACGATACGAGCTGGCAATAACGCGTGACGGTGTATTGCACGTGCCGGAAATCGGCCCGATCAATGTCACCGGGCTACGCTTTTCCGACCTGCGTAGCGAGCTGCAAACCCGCATCCGCGAGCAGATGATCGGGGTTGAGGCCAGCGTCACGCTTGGCGAGCTACGTTCGATCAGAGTCTTTGTTCTGGGTGAGGCGGTGCAGCCGGGCTCCTATACCGTCAGTGGCCTGTCGACAATTACCAATGCGCTGTTTTTCAGCGGCGGCATCAACGAGCGTGGATCGCTGCGCAATATCCAGCTGAAACGTAACGGTCGAACAGTGCGGGTGCTCGATCTTTACCGGCTGCTGCTTACCGGCGATACCCGCGCCGATCTCAGGTTGCAGCCCGGCGATGCCATTTTCATTCCGCCCGTAGGCAAGACAGTTGGTGTTGGCGGCGAGGTGTTGCGCCCGGCGCTGTACGAACTGCGCGACGAGAAGACCGCGGCGGATATCATCGAGCTGGCCGGCGGGCTGCTGCCATCGGCGCTACCGTACTCCGGTCGGCTGGAGCGTATCGGGCCGGATTCGCGCCGCACCGTGGTCGATGTAGACCTGTCGTCGAATCAGGGCAGGCAGACGCGATTGAACAACGGCGATGTGCTATGGGTTGAGCCGGTGCTCGACGAGCTAGCTGTGGCAGTAACCGTGAGTGGTCACGTACAGCGCCCCGGCGTGCGCCAGTACACCCGTGGTATGCGGCTGTCGCAGCTGATCCGTGACAGTGCCGAGCTGCGCGCGCGAGCTGATCTGCGCTACGTGCTGATTCGGCGCGAGACCGGTGCTGACCGCCTGCTGGAGGTTTTTTCTGCTGACCTGAGCCAGGCCTGGGCGAATCGGGGCAGCAGCATGGACCCGGCCCTGCAGCCGCGTGACGAAGTGCTGGTCTTCAGCATCGACCAGGGACGTGCCGAACGCATCGAGCCGCTGTTGCAGCAGTTGCGCCAGCAGTCACGCAGCGGTGAACCGGCCCGGGAAGTTATCGTCGGCGGCCGTATCAACGCTGCCGGCAGTTATCCGCTCGAGTCGGGGATGCGCATCAGCGACCTGGTACGTGCCGGCGGCGGTCTGCAGGAAGCCGCGTACACGCTCAATGCCGAGCTGACGCGCTACGATGTTTCGGGGCGCGAATCACGCCAGACCGAACTGCTGTCGATCGATCTGCAGCGGGCGCTGGCGGGCGATCCCGGCGCCGATATTGCGTTGCAGTCGTATGACAACCTGATCATCAAGGAGCTGCCACAGTGGCAGGTGCAGGAGAGCGTGGAGATCCGTGGTGAAGTGCGGTTTCCCGGCACGTACATACTGCAGCGCGGTGAAAAACTGAGTTCAGTATTGCAACGTGCCGGTGGCCTGACCGAACTGGCCTTTCCCGATGGCAGCGTTTTCGTGCGTGAAGATCTCAAGCGTCGCGAACAGGAGCAGATAGAAAACCTGGCTGCGCGGCTTGAGGCGGATATCGTGGCTTTTTCGCTGCGCGCCGTGCAGACGGAAGCCAACGCGGCGCAGGCTCTGACTATCGGTCAGTCGCTGCTGACGCAGCTGCGCAAGACAAGCGCAAGCGGGCGCCTGGTAATCGATGTCAGCGCCACCCTGCAGGCGCGCGGTGATGCG
Encoded proteins:
- the dnaQ gene encoding DNA polymerase III subunit epsilon is translated as MRQIVLDTETTGLEVEDGHRVIEIGCVELIDRRHTGTTYHQYIRPDRKIDAAALQVHGITAEFLSSQPAFDEIVAEFLEFVGDAELVIHNAEFDVTFLDYELALIDRPLGVIGDYCKVLDTLAIARRMHPGQRNNLDALCKRHGVPTIGRELHGALLDARLLSEVYLAMTGGQVMLSLAVEDDASQAAALQHIDRAGLELPVVRCTELEKEAHEQVLSRIEGACDTTSVWRRLESS
- a CDS encoding capsule assembly Wzi family protein, whose amino-acid sequence is MAPALAAPWIDPGDIALRDDIQLLSDAGYITTPITTWPLSWGDIGANLDDQGGATSPAVLQALQRVKQARKAATGTEQYNLNFRSSLASNPRQLRTFQDTPRESGEVRASMDWTGLRLSYRLQAAAVVGADDNKAVRADGSYLGFVLGNYIISAGLLERWWGPGRDSSLILSTNARPVPALSLRRNFSDAPDIRWLRWVGPWTVSLIWGQLESSRTVPDARLFGLRVNFRPTRNLEIGLSRTAQWCGQGRPCDGSTFADLLLGQDNRGENTELEREPGNQLAGVDWRWRLPLRLPLAWYGQLIGEDEAGGLPSRMIGQLGLETWGYSARFGGSWRGHLEFADTAAEFYKNDVRYDYAYEHFIYKDGYRYRGRTIGHALDNDGRMITLGGTFASESGDHWYGLLRIVDLNRGGSEANTRAPRSLDVANIELGYSRLMQGGRLAVGVGLDQADDRVTAQDDTEVRGHVSWQGSF
- a CDS encoding NAD-dependent epimerase; this encodes MKVLVTGAAGFIGMFVAARLLARGDEVVGLDNLNDYYDVALKQGRLEQLRKQPAFSFVRADVADRKAMKEVFAARFDTVIHMAAQAGVRYSIENPDAYIDSNLVGFGNILEQCRHTDVQHLVYASSSSVYGANKSMPFSVHDNVDHPLSLYAASKKANELMAHCYAGLYDLPVTGLRFFTVYGPWGRPDMALFKFTRNILAGKPIDVFNYGKHRRDFTYIDDIAAGVVAVADKVPAPDGDWSGVSPDPGSSFAPYRIYNIGNQQPVELLRYIEVLEQCLGCKAEMNLLPMQPGDVPDTYADVEDLARDVGYRPATPIEAGIARFVDWYRDYYPQG
- the nhaB gene encoding sodium/proton antiporter NhaB, giving the protein MAQTFTQAFTRNFLGHSPDWYKLAIIGFLVINPIALFVVGEFWTGWLLVIEFIFTLAMALKCYPLAPGGLLAIEAVLLGMTSPGHVYDEALHNFPVILLLIFMVAGIFFLKELLMFTFTRIILGVRSKMLLSLLFCAVSAVLSAFLDALTVTAVIITVGAGFYSVYHRVASGRKFHHVDHDSADDELVEEDHRTDLSRFRAFLRQLMMHGAVGTALGGVTTIVGEPQNLLIGKVAGWEFAEFFIKMAPISIPVFFMGLVTCATLEKFRILGYGATLPPAVREVLSAYAAEEDRKRGLREKAILMAQALVVVVLVISLALHVAEVGVIGLMIIVLATSLTGVIEEQRIGHAFEEALPFTALLVVFFAIVAVINDQGLFQPVINWVLTLEGKTQLAWFFIANGVLSMVSDNVFVATVYISSVQDALAAGVINREQFELLAIAINTGTNIPSVATPNGQAAFLFLLTSALAPLIRLSYGRMVLLAMPYTVVMSITGLWAVIYVL
- a CDS encoding LysM peptidoglycan-binding domain-containing protein translates to MPVFRPICVTLIATITCAVSGVARGDTGGDIYDPNATLINVTEQSPDLLAQLPDGFRLPYRDTRAVSQEFNWYVRHPDYLDRVFTRSRPYLPHIVAKIRERGMPLELALLPVVESAFDPFAYSHGQAAGMWQFIPATGRRFGLQQNWWYDGRRDVIESTRAALDYLERLHRIFDGDWLLAIAAYNSGEGKVRRAIRRVGAGATFWDLRLPRETEAYVPRLLALSRLVAAPHDFGISLPFVSEQPYFEVVSTGSQIDIALAAQMADMETDDLYRLNPGLNRWASPPQGPHRLLVPVNKAQLLRLRLAELPAERRVRWTRYRIREGDTLSQIAQAHKTTVSVLREANSLGGSSIRAGRHLMIPTASQAAADYNLTADNRLAQKTAARGDSLRYTVRSGDSLWDIAQAHGVGVRELARWNGMAPRDTLRVGRRLVIHGAAKSGPDVAAPPGTQRRVNYTVRRGDSLARISSRFNVSINQLRRWNSAVSKQKYLYPGQRIVMYIDVTRQSGG
- a CDS encoding methyltransferase domain-containing protein, translating into MSSDVRPEWLTGPMGQALLASETAAVEEALSQVFGLHLLQIGSWGQPDQFIRFARTQRQALVATDGVPGLSARSRPSRLGIASDSVDAVLLPHTLETDSQPHEVLREVERVLVGEGHLIVIGFNPLSAWGARHLALRRRFPRGTRQLIPEGRMRDWLSLLGMKVEPAIRCGHCAPVDQESVLNRLKWFERAGARYWPRLSGVYVLVARKRVYSVTAMRPQWSRRPRVAGGLVEPTTRSAA
- the rnhA gene encoding ribonuclease HI, which codes for MKEVVIHTDGACRGNPGPGAWAAILSARGSEKELSGAEELTTNNRMEMMAAIRALEALKRPASVTIYTDSVYLLRGVTEWMHGWKRRGWKTSSRKPVKNRELWERLDELVGAHDIEWVWVKGHSGDPGNERADELANVALDRMLQADG